The sequence below is a genomic window from Lysobacter capsici.
GCGGCCAGCGAGGTGGTCGTGGTCTTGCCATGGGTACCGGCCACCGCGATGCCGCGGCGAAAGCGCATCAGCTCGGCCAGCATCTCCGCGCGCGGCACCACCGGGATGCGCTGGGCGCGCGCTTCCATCAGTTCCGGGTTGTCGCGCTTGATCGCGCTGGACACCACCACGCAGTCGGCGCCGAGCACGTTGGCCGCGGCGTGGCCGCGATGCACGTTCGCGCCCATCGCGGTCAAGCGACGGGTCACCGCGTTGTCGGCCGTATCCGAGCCCGACACCTGATAGCCGAGCGTGCACATCACTTCGGCGATGCCGCTCATGCCGGTGCCGCCGATGCCGACGAAATGCACGCGCGGAAACGCCTTGGCCAGGTCGCCGGTGTGCTGCAGGCGGCGGCGGAGTGCGGTGCTCATGCTTTGAAATCCGGGAGTCGGGAATGGGGAATCGGGAATCGGGAGGAGCGGGTTTTGTCGCGATTTGAAAATTCGTCAGTGACAGGACGCGCGGATAGCTGGGTACTCGGCTCTTGCCGATTCCCGATTCCCCATTCCCGATTCCCGGCCTTCATCGCGCCACCTCCAACACAATCTGCGCGACGCGGTCGGCCGCGTCGGGTCTGGCGAGGCTTCGCGCCGCGTCGGCCATCTGCAGCAGCACGCCGCGCTCGGCTAGGATCTCGATGGTCGCCGACAGGCGCGCGCCCAGGTCGTCGCCGGCCTGCGGCAGCAACTGCGCGGCGCCGCGATCGACCAGGAAACGCGCGTTCTTGGTCTGGTGGTCGTCGACCGCCTGCGGGAACGGCACCAGCACGCTGCCGACGCCGACCGCGCACAGCTCGGCCAGGGTCAGCGCGCCGGAGCGGCATACCACCAGATCGGCCCACGCGTACGCGGCGGCCATGTCGGCGATGAACGGTTCGACCGAGGCGATCACGCCGGCGTTCGCATACGCGAGTTCGGCGTCGGCGCGCAGCTTCTCGCCGCTTTGATGCCGCACTTCGCAGGGCACGCGGCCGCGCAGACCGGCGATCGCGGCGGGCACCGCCTGGTTCAAGGCGCGCGCGCCCTGGCTGCCGCCGAGCACCAGCAGCCGCAACGGGCCGCTGCGTTCGGCGAAACGCTGCGCGGGCGGCGCGACCGCGGCGATCTCCGCGCGCACCGGATTGCCGACCACTTCTTCCTGACCACCGGGGAAGGTGTCCGGAAATCCGGTCAGCACGCGGCGCGCGAAACGCGACAGCACGCGGTTGGTCATCCCCGGGGCGCGATTTTGTTCGTGCACGATCAGCGGCACGCCGGCCAGACGCGCGGCCAAGCCGCCGGGACCGGCCGCATAGCCGCCGAAGCTGATCACTGCGCGCGGCTCGCGCGCGCGCAACACGCGCTGCGCGGCGCGCACCGACGCGGCCAGCCGGAACGGCGCGCGCAACAGCGTCGCCAGCCCTTTGCCGCGCACGCCGCTGATCGCGATGGTGTCGATCTCGATGCCGTGCTGCGGCACCAGCCGCGTTTCCATGCCGCCGTCGGCGCCGAGCCACGAGACCGGCACGTTGCGCGCCAGCAAAGCCTTGGCCACCGCCAGACCCGGGAAGATATGTCCGCCGGTGCCGCCGGCGAGAATCATCACCGGCCG
It includes:
- the murG gene encoding undecaprenyldiphospho-muramoylpentapeptide beta-N-acetylglucosaminyltransferase, translated to MSELRSSERPVMILAGGTGGHIFPGLAVAKALLARNVPVSWLGADGGMETRLVPQHGIEIDTIAISGVRGKGLATLLRAPFRLAASVRAAQRVLRAREPRAVISFGGYAAGPGGLAARLAGVPLIVHEQNRAPGMTNRVLSRFARRVLTGFPDTFPGGQEEVVGNPVRAEIAAVAPPAQRFAERSGPLRLLVLGGSQGARALNQAVPAAIAGLRGRVPCEVRHQSGEKLRADAELAYANAGVIASVEPFIADMAAAYAWADLVVCRSGALTLAELCAVGVGSVLVPFPQAVDDHQTKNARFLVDRGAAQLLPQAGDDLGARLSATIEILAERGVLLQMADAARSLARPDAADRVAQIVLEVAR